The genomic DNA CCAAGCGGGACAGGCAGTGCTGTGGGAAGGGCTCCACACCATCGACGAACACCTCACCTTGGAACCGGCACCCGGTCACACTCCTGGGACATCGGTTCTGAGGCTGAAGTCTGGGAGCGATCGCGCCGTCTTCGCCGGGGACGTCATGCACAGCCCGGTGCAGATCGTCGATCCCTGCTGCAACAGTGCGTCCTGCCATAAACCGCAACAAGCGGCTGCCACTCGTCGCCGCATCCTCGAGCGCGCCGCGGATGAACGAGAGTTGCTGATCCCCGGGCACTTCGGTGGTGCCGGTGCACTCGAAGTCCGGCGCAGCAATGGCGGTTTCGCCCTCGGCGAGTGGGCGAACTTCACCCCGGGTACTCCGACGAGCAGAACGCACTGAGCAAGACACCAAACGGTTCTGCCAGTCGTCGTTGCGTATGCCTGGCTACGCCCGCAGCCGCCACCGAAGCCTCAAGCGGTGGCGTCGATTCCGCTGACTAACAGTTGGAACGGGCCCTGTTGTTCGTCGAGGATGTAGAGCGCCACCTGGTCGATCGTCGACGGGTCGAGATTTCGCGGTGCGCTGGGTGCAGGATCGAGGCGCATGCCAACCGGCTCGAAGCCCCCGATCGGCAGATCGTAGACCCGCTGCACGGCCGCCTGGGTGGGGAAGCGCTGGACGTAGGACCATGGCTGCCCTTGCGTGCCGACCTTCAACAAATAGGTCTTGCCGTCGCCCAGCGCGTGCACGCGGAGCGACTTCGCGCCGGTCGCTCTTCGTCCGATCTCGGGGTTCAGCGGACTGCGCGCCGAGGCGAACCCGCCGTTGTTCTCCAGCGAGACGTTGCCCGAGAACTCGAGGCCACCGTCGCCGAACGTGACTCTCGAGGTGGACATGCCGCCCATCACGGGATCGTTCACCGTCGTCCAAGCGGCCACCTCGCCGGCATCGTGGAGGTCGACGAGGGCGATGCCGGGCGCCGCTGGCGTGTCTGCGTCGGCGGTTCGCTCGGTGCTTCCGCACGACACCGACAACAACGCCAAGCCGACGAGCAGGATGATGCCTCCACGCCGCAGCCGAGAACTCGTCAACACGAGATCAACACGGGCTCGAACCGGCACGCATCTCGCCCCTTCGCATGGGCATGCCATCGATGACGGCGTAGATCGTCGAGAGGTCCGGCACCTCGTCGACGCGCAGCTTCTCACCGCCGTCCTTACCGATCAACAGCGCGGTGAAGGCGTTCTCGCCAATCCCATATCGTTCCGACAAGCTCTGTGCCTCAACCGCGTTGACGGGTTGGCCGGCGAGCGTGCTCTGCCCCTCGGTGAGGACTATGCCAATCACCACGTCACGCTCGAGCAAGGCGCACCGGCTGGCGTCGATTCGGCTCAGCGTCTCGACGAGTTGCGGATCCCTGTCCGTAGGCGCGAACAGCAACATTGGACGGTGTGTCCAACGGTAGTCACTGAGTTCGGCAGCCGCGGCACTCGGTGACCCAAGCGCGGTGATGGTCGCCAGAACGACGAGCGTCAGAGCGCTCGAGATGATTCGCCGGTTCATGCGATTCCTCACCATGGTGGTCGTCGTCAACTCTACCGACGCATCAGCGGACGGGTAGGCGCCTCAGGTCACCGAGCTGATGAGAGCGCTGCACGTCGGCATCCCGACGTCGAGACGGCGCTGCTGGAAGGCGTTCGGCGCGACGACGACCACCTGACCCCACGTTCCGCACGGGGTCTCGGTCTCGCGGTTCACATCGCTGGCCTGCAGATCAGCGGTGGCGATGTCGCCGGGTGCCAGGGTCAGCAGCGGTGCGGCGATCTGCTGGCGGCGCTCGACGTGCACGACCGGCAGGTCCACGTCGACGATGTCCGCACCCGGGTAACCCTGCAGCGTGCACGCCTGCGAGGTCACGTTCTCGAACTTCAGCACGAGGCGGTACTCGGAGCCCTGTGACTCCAACGGCTCGTTCGACACCACGAGGTCGGTGTCGGCGCACGGACCGGTCACTTGCGGCTCGGCCGCGACTGACGACGGTGGCGCGGTAACGGTGACGGTTGCCGGCGGGGTCGATACCGCTGTCGTGGGCCCGGCCGGTGCACTCGACGGGGCGGGCGTGGTCACGGACTCAGCGGCCGGCGGGACCGGCTCCGACGCGCAACCCGCGAGGAATGCGGCGGCGATGACGGGCAGCGACACCTTCCACATGTTCATGCCGAGTATGGAAAGGCATCGTCGCGGCTACCGATCCCAAGGTGGGCGAGGGCGCCGATGTCCTAGCCACTCGATGGTCAGGCCGTGCGGGTCGAGACTGCGGCGGCGATGCGATCGAGGGCGTCGGCGTTGACCCGGTAGTACGCCCATTTCCCGCGTTGGTCACGACTGACGAGGCCGCTGTCGACGAGCAGCCTCATGTGATGCGACACCGTGGGCTGACTCAGCCCGAGCGGTTCGGTGAGGTCGCAGATGCAGGCTTCCCCACCGTCAGATGCGGCGATGAGGGACACCAGCTTGACCCGTGCAGGATCGGAGAGCGCCTTGAACACCGAGGCGAGTCGTTCAGCGGCCGGCGTATCGAGCACGCCGCCAGTCAGCGGGGAGCAGCAGGCAGCCACATCACTCGAAGTCAGCGGCGAGGTCGCAACGGCCATGCGCCCATGATGCCACACGCATTGACAAACTTCGAT from Mycolicibacterium arabiense includes the following:
- a CDS encoding CIA30 family protein gives rise to the protein MPVRARVDLVLTSSRLRRGGIILLVGLALLSVSCGSTERTADADTPAAPGIALVDLHDAGEVAAWTTVNDPVMGGMSTSRVTFGDGGLEFSGNVSLENNGGFASARSPLNPEIGRRATGAKSLRVHALGDGKTYLLKVGTQGQPWSYVQRFPTQAAVQRVYDLPIGGFEPVGMRLDPAPSAPRNLDPSTIDQVALYILDEQQGPFQLLVSGIDATA
- a CDS encoding DUF4174 domain-containing protein, which translates into the protein MVRNRMNRRIISSALTLVVLATITALGSPSAAAAELSDYRWTHRPMLLFAPTDRDPQLVETLSRIDASRCALLERDVVIGIVLTEGQSTLAGQPVNAVEAQSLSERYGIGENAFTALLIGKDGGEKLRVDEVPDLSTIYAVIDGMPMRRGEMRAGSSPC
- a CDS encoding DUF4232 domain-containing protein, which translates into the protein MNMWKVSLPVIAAAFLAGCASEPVPPAAESVTTPAPSSAPAGPTTAVSTPPATVTVTAPPSSVAAEPQVTGPCADTDLVVSNEPLESQGSEYRLVLKFENVTSQACTLQGYPGADIVDVDLPVVHVERRQQIAAPLLTLAPGDIATADLQASDVNRETETPCGTWGQVVVVAPNAFQQRRLDVGMPTCSALISSVT
- a CDS encoding ArsR/SmtB family transcription factor produces the protein MAVATSPLTSSDVAACCSPLTGGVLDTPAAERLASVFKALSDPARVKLVSLIAASDGGEACICDLTEPLGLSQPTVSHHMRLLVDSGLVSRDQRGKWAYYRVNADALDRIAAAVSTRTA